A window of the Plasmodium vivax chromosome 12, whole genome shotgun sequence genome harbors these coding sequences:
- a CDS encoding 20S proteasome beta subunit, putative (encoded by transcript PVX_082355A), protein MKLEYMNALKEESGGFNFENLKRNEILKEKGVTFPNFRKTGTTICGLVCQNAVILGADTRATEGPIVADKNCSKLHYISKNIYCAGAGVAGDLEHTTLWLQHNVELHRLNTNTQPRVAMCVSRLTQELFKYQGYKVCAIVLGGVDVTGPQLYGIHPHGSSCLLPFTALGSGSLSAMAVLEAKYRDNMTIEEGKELVCEAICAGIFNDLGSGGNVDICVITKDGSQHIRPYKQPNVRLYHLAQPTVFPKGTTPVLCQKIENIKKYITVEDA, encoded by the coding sequence ATGAAGCTCGAGTATATGAATGCGCTGAAAGAAGAAAGTGGAGGattcaattttgaaaatctCAAGAGAAATGAaattttgaaggaaaaaggagTCACCTTTCCCAATTTTCGAAAAACGGGAACAACCATCTGTGGCTTGGTATGCCAAAATGCAGTTATTTTGGGAGCAGACACCAGAGCTACGGAAGGTCCAATAGTGGCAGATAAAAATTGTAGCAAGTTACActatataagtaaaaatatatactgtGCAGGTGCAGGGGTAGCTGGAGACTTGGAGCATACTACGTTATGGCTACAACACAATGTAGAATTGCATCGTTTAAATACGAACACACAGCCCCGAGTAGCCATGTGTGTTTCAAGATTGACGCAAGAGCTGTTTAAGTACCAAGGATATAAAGTGTGTGCAATTGTCTTAGGAGGGGTAGATGTTACTGGCCCTCAGCTGTATGGTATTCACCCACATGGCTCTTCCTGTTTGTTACCCTTCACGGCTTTGGGGTCTGGATCCCTTAGTGCTATGGCTGTATTGGAGGCCAAATACAGGGATAATATGACGATagaagaagggaaagaaCTCGTGTGCGAAGCTATATGTGCAGGTATTTTTAACGATTTGGGTTCAGGTGGAAATGTAGACATTTGCGTTATAACGAAGGATGGTTCGCAACACATAAGACCGTATAAGCAGCCGAACGTTCGACTATATCACCTGGCGCAACCGACCGTTTTTCCAAAGGGAACCACCCCTGTGTTGtgtcaaaaaattgaaaatataaaaaaatacatcacTGTGGAGGATGCATGA